In Microbacterium esteraromaticum, the following proteins share a genomic window:
- a CDS encoding ABC transporter ATP-binding protein, translated as MSRTAPSRRRGRGAQPDGPRATFRQLLPFLFEHKKVLIVVAVLSIIGAAASLVQPLLVGQVIDRVQKGDGLGSLVWLLIGFVIIASIISGYQHYLLQRTGTAVVYSSRRKLIARILHLPISEFDARRTGDLVSRVGTDTTLLYAVLTQGLADAVGSAILFVGALIAMLIIDPLLLLLIVLVIGASVVVVVLLSGRIRTASAAQQQKVGELASGVERGISSIRTVRASGATERETTAVEGIAGEAYGLGVRIAKISSMVVPVAGIALQLSLLVVLGVGGFRVASGALTIASLVTFVMFLFMLVMPLGQAFGAITSVNQALGALGRIQEVLDLPTETQGDEPDADATAAAVVGAPAIEFRDVRFRYPDAVIAAREAAAREAQSLLVDAHLERPADGDQAEVDRDVLKGVSFAVPRGARVALVGPSGAGKSTILSLIERFYDPTGGSIRLAGHDVRTYPREQLRAQFGYVEQDAPTLAGTLGENLRLAAPDATDADCERVLRSVNLGDVLERSPLALNAPVGEDGVMLSGGERQRLAIARALLTEAPILLLDESTSSLDGVNEQRMREAIDAAAADRTLVVIAHRLSTVVDSDLIVVLQGGVVVGQGTHAELIESTPLYRDLARHQLLV; from the coding sequence ATGTCTCGCACGGCGCCGTCACGCCGACGCGGGCGCGGCGCGCAGCCGGACGGCCCGCGCGCGACGTTCCGCCAGCTGCTCCCGTTCCTGTTCGAGCACAAGAAGGTGCTCATCGTCGTCGCTGTGCTCAGCATCATCGGCGCTGCGGCCTCACTGGTGCAGCCGCTGCTGGTCGGACAGGTCATCGACCGGGTGCAGAAGGGCGACGGGCTCGGCTCGCTGGTCTGGCTGCTGATCGGCTTCGTGATCATCGCCTCGATCATCTCGGGCTACCAGCACTACCTGCTGCAGCGCACCGGCACGGCGGTCGTCTACTCCAGTCGCCGCAAGCTCATCGCCCGCATCCTGCACCTTCCGATCAGCGAGTTCGATGCACGGCGCACGGGCGACCTGGTCTCGCGCGTCGGCACCGACACGACGCTGCTGTACGCGGTGCTCACCCAGGGACTCGCGGATGCGGTGGGCAGTGCGATCCTGTTCGTCGGCGCGCTCATCGCCATGCTGATCATCGACCCGCTTCTTCTGCTGCTCATCGTGCTCGTGATCGGGGCGTCGGTGGTCGTGGTCGTGCTGCTGAGCGGGCGGATCCGCACCGCATCGGCCGCGCAGCAGCAGAAGGTGGGAGAGCTGGCATCCGGAGTCGAACGCGGCATCTCGTCGATCCGCACGGTGCGCGCGTCTGGCGCCACCGAGCGCGAGACGACGGCGGTCGAGGGCATCGCCGGCGAGGCGTACGGCCTCGGCGTGCGCATCGCGAAGATCTCGTCGATGGTCGTTCCCGTGGCGGGCATCGCCCTGCAGCTGTCGTTGCTCGTGGTGCTGGGCGTGGGCGGTTTCCGCGTGGCGTCGGGGGCGCTCACGATCGCGTCGCTCGTGACCTTCGTCATGTTCCTGTTCATGCTCGTGATGCCCCTCGGGCAGGCGTTCGGCGCGATCACCTCGGTCAATCAGGCGCTGGGCGCTCTGGGCCGCATCCAGGAGGTGCTCGACCTGCCGACCGAGACGCAGGGCGATGAGCCGGATGCCGACGCGACCGCCGCCGCCGTCGTCGGCGCCCCGGCGATCGAGTTCCGCGACGTGCGCTTCCGCTACCCCGACGCCGTGATCGCCGCCCGCGAGGCTGCGGCTCGCGAGGCGCAGAGCCTGCTGGTCGATGCGCATCTGGAGCGTCCGGCCGATGGCGACCAGGCAGAGGTCGACCGCGACGTGCTGAAGGGCGTCTCGTTCGCCGTCCCGCGTGGCGCCCGCGTGGCGCTGGTCGGCCCGAGCGGTGCGGGCAAGAGCACGATCCTCTCGCTCATCGAACGCTTCTACGACCCGACCGGTGGATCGATCCGCCTCGCCGGTCACGACGTGCGCACGTATCCGCGCGAGCAGCTGCGGGCGCAGTTCGGCTACGTCGAGCAGGATGCTCCGACGCTCGCCGGCACCCTGGGCGAGAACCTGCGGCTGGCGGCGCCGGATGCCACGGATGCCGACTGCGAGCGCGTGCTGCGCTCGGTCAACCTCGGCGACGTGCTCGAGCGCAGCCCTCTCGCCCTGAACGCTCCCGTCGGCGAAGACGGGGTGATGCTCTCGGGCGGCGAGCGTCAGCGGCTCGCGATCGCGCGCGCCCTGCTGACCGAGGCACCGATCCTGCTGCTCGACGAGTCGACCTCGTCGCTCGACGGGGTGAACGAGCAGCGCATGCGCGAGGCCATCGACGCCGCTGCCGCCGACCGCACGCTCGTCGTCATCGCCCATCGCCTGTCGACCGTCGTCGACAGCGACCTGATCGTCGTGCTTCAGGGCGGGGTCGTCGTCGGCCAGGGCACGCACGCCGAGCTCATCGAGTCGACTCCGCTGTACCGCGACCTCGCCCGGCATCAGCTTCTGGTGTGA
- a CDS encoding diguanylate cyclase domain-containing protein encodes MTGARLDDSLDLLEHTPVAVFVLGVDGTILSHNMGMQVWLGLGGVTGDRGLRGRNIVEWLTAPSRMLYETQVMPRLLETGRLREVMLEIRDEAGTRRAALVGAELRHDGEGRPVAYVAAVETTARAAFERELVAARREAELAHRRLVLLQDATSALAVANGLADLGDTLVTAAARATAAAWTAVRIVDSSEGADAAVRQWGDSPAGVVLDGRPAASGRQLVCRDAAEMADLVPEDVDALRAAGIEALVTTPIVRNTGERTVILGEIHCWFRRARSLEADELESLRALAAQAERVVDHLRLSDQLQHHALHDGLTGLPNRVLFAERLQRMLRRAEEAGEPCAVLFLDLDGFKAINDRLGHGVGDEVLRIVASRLRSVCRMGDTVARLGGDEFLIATSGMDEGSTEHFAERVRNVVREPLDGAAAGSHLSASVGAVHLRPAPGADTPSADEVVAAADAAMYRAKRAGKDAVQVTVLER; translated from the coding sequence GTGACCGGGGCCCGCCTGGACGATTCCCTCGATCTGCTGGAGCACACGCCGGTCGCGGTGTTCGTGCTGGGCGTCGACGGCACGATCCTCTCTCACAACATGGGGATGCAGGTGTGGCTCGGCCTTGGCGGGGTGACCGGCGATCGCGGGCTGCGCGGACGCAACATCGTGGAGTGGCTCACCGCGCCCTCGCGCATGCTGTACGAGACCCAGGTGATGCCGAGACTGCTCGAGACAGGACGCCTGCGAGAGGTGATGCTCGAGATCCGGGATGAGGCGGGCACGCGACGCGCGGCGCTCGTGGGCGCCGAGCTGCGTCACGACGGCGAAGGCCGGCCCGTCGCGTACGTGGCCGCGGTGGAGACCACCGCGCGAGCCGCGTTCGAGAGGGAGCTGGTGGCGGCGCGACGCGAGGCCGAACTCGCCCATCGCCGGCTCGTGCTTCTGCAGGACGCCACCAGCGCGCTGGCGGTGGCGAACGGGCTCGCCGATCTGGGGGACACACTCGTGACCGCTGCGGCCAGGGCCACCGCTGCTGCATGGACGGCCGTGAGGATCGTCGACAGCTCGGAGGGCGCGGACGCCGCGGTGCGACAGTGGGGCGATTCACCCGCGGGAGTGGTGCTCGACGGCCGGCCGGCTGCATCCGGCCGGCAGCTCGTCTGCCGTGATGCCGCGGAGATGGCCGATTTGGTCCCGGAGGACGTCGACGCTCTGCGGGCGGCAGGCATCGAGGCCCTGGTGACCACCCCGATCGTCCGCAACACGGGGGAGCGCACCGTCATCCTCGGAGAGATCCACTGCTGGTTCCGTCGTGCCCGCTCGCTCGAGGCCGACGAGCTCGAGAGCCTGCGAGCCCTCGCCGCCCAGGCCGAGCGGGTGGTCGACCACCTGAGGCTGAGCGACCAGCTGCAGCATCACGCCCTGCATGACGGTCTGACCGGGCTTCCGAATCGCGTGCTGTTCGCAGAGCGCCTGCAGCGCATGCTGCGCCGTGCCGAGGAAGCCGGCGAGCCATGCGCCGTGCTCTTCCTCGACCTCGACGGGTTCAAGGCCATCAACGACAGGCTCGGGCACGGCGTCGGAGACGAGGTGCTGCGCATCGTCGCGTCGCGCTTGCGGAGTGTGTGCCGCATGGGCGACACCGTGGCCAGGCTCGGCGGTGACGAGTTCCTCATCGCCACGAGCGGGATGGACGAGGGATCGACGGAGCATTTCGCCGAGCGAGTGCGGAACGTGGTGCGAGAGCCGCTGGACGGCGCCGCCGCGGGGTCGCACCTCTCGGCGAGCGTGGGGGCCGTGCACCTGCGGCCGGCTCCCGGGGCCGACACGCCTTCAGCAGACGAGGTCGTCGCCGCTGCTGATGCCGCGATGTACCGCGCCAAGCGGGCAGGCAAAGACGCTGTGCAGGTGACCGTTCTCGAGCGCTGA